Proteins encoded together in one uncultured Fibrobacter sp. window:
- the mreC gene encoding rod shape-determining protein MreC: MLLGLLMREAPNTVRESIVASVLGSVFYPAQVALSSLNEYRSVVDENERLKEENARLRQELYHASEGLEELARLHTLVRFDDKWDFPIVTARVVGHNPGRFLTTLVVNRGTYHGIKENMPVFSTKGLVGKITKASFTHSRVQLISDPNLKLSVMERRTRVVGFLESADGHKLSAMVPTHAGVKEGDTLITSGLGGIFPKGIPVGLVKDVNRADLDVMRKLDVTPFQDISMLEEVFIMQKDPEWVIQELLDE, translated from the coding sequence ATGCTGCTCGGTCTGCTTATGCGCGAGGCTCCCAACACGGTGCGCGAGAGCATCGTGGCGTCCGTGCTCGGTTCTGTGTTCTATCCGGCACAGGTAGCTCTGTCTTCGCTGAACGAATACCGTTCGGTTGTAGACGAAAACGAGCGGCTTAAAGAAGAAAATGCACGGCTCCGTCAGGAACTGTATCATGCCAGCGAGGGGCTTGAAGAACTGGCTAGACTCCATACGCTGGTCCGGTTTGATGACAAGTGGGATTTCCCTATCGTGACGGCTCGCGTTGTCGGCCATAATCCGGGAAGGTTCCTCACGACACTTGTCGTGAACAGGGGAACTTACCATGGCATTAAGGAAAACATGCCTGTGTTTTCGACGAAAGGCCTGGTGGGCAAGATTACCAAGGCGTCGTTCACGCATTCCAGAGTCCAGCTGATTTCGGACCCTAACCTTAAGTTGTCTGTAATGGAGCGCCGCACCCGTGTGGTGGGCTTCCTCGAAAGCGCCGATGGTCACAAACTTTCGGCCATGGTGCCTACGCATGCCGGAGTCAAGGAGGGCGATACGCTGATTACCTCCGGCCTGGGCGGCATATTCCCGAAGGGCATCCCGGTGGGGCTCGTGAAAGATGTGAACAGGGCGGACCTTGACGTGATGCGCAAGCTTGACGTTACGCCGTTCCAGGATATTTCCATGCTCGAGGAAGTGTTCATTATGCAGAAGGATCCGGAATGGGTCATTCAGGAGTTGCTGGATGAGTAA
- a CDS encoding rod shape-determining protein — protein sequence MFGLFSCDIGIDLGTANTLVHVAGQGIVINEPTVIAVDSKNNRVSAIGFEAKKMLGRTPGESRAVRPMRDGVIADFELVENLLQTFIKRVQKYPLWMVKPRVVVGVPSGITEVEKRAVIDAARQAGAKEVHLVHEPMAAAVGMGIPVEDPVGNMIVDIGGGTSDIAVIALNGTVCNASVRVGGDEMDEAIVRHLRTMYNLCVGESTAEQIKIQIGSASPLEEELSMEVKGHDFIAGVPRTMTITSTEIRSALEEPVTAIIEAVKQALSMTPPELSSDILDKGIIMTGGASQLRGFDERIRKETGLSVNVIDDALVCVCKGAARILEDLDKYRPVLIASSN from the coding sequence TTGTTCGGCTTATTTTCTTGTGATATAGGTATTGACCTGGGGACCGCAAATACACTCGTTCATGTGGCGGGCCAAGGTATTGTCATCAACGAACCGACCGTGATTGCCGTAGATAGCAAGAACAATCGCGTCTCGGCTATCGGTTTCGAGGCCAAGAAGATGCTTGGCCGTACTCCCGGCGAAAGCCGCGCCGTGCGCCCGATGCGCGATGGCGTGATTGCCGATTTCGAATTGGTAGAAAACCTCCTCCAGACGTTCATCAAGCGCGTGCAGAAATACCCGCTGTGGATGGTGAAACCTCGTGTGGTGGTCGGTGTTCCTTCGGGCATTACCGAGGTGGAAAAGCGTGCCGTGATTGACGCTGCACGCCAGGCCGGTGCCAAGGAAGTTCACCTGGTACACGAGCCGATGGCTGCTGCCGTGGGTATGGGAATCCCTGTGGAAGACCCTGTGGGCAACATGATTGTCGATATCGGCGGCGGTACGTCCGATATCGCGGTTATCGCGCTGAACGGCACTGTCTGCAACGCTTCTGTGCGTGTGGGCGGCGACGAGATGGACGAGGCCATTGTGCGCCACCTGCGCACCATGTACAACCTTTGCGTGGGCGAGAGCACTGCCGAACAGATCAAGATCCAGATTGGTTCTGCAAGCCCGCTCGAAGAAGAACTTTCCATGGAAGTCAAGGGACACGACTTTATCGCCGGTGTTCCGCGTACCATGACCATTACCAGCACCGAAATCCGTTCCGCACTGGAAGAGCCGGTCACGGCCATTATCGAAGCCGTCAAGCAGGCTCTCAGCATGACTCCTCCCGAACTGTCTTCCGACATTTTGGACAAGGGAATCATCATGACGGGTGGTGCGTCCCAGTTGCGTGGCTTCGACGAACGTATCCGCAAGGAAACGGGCCTGTCTGTCAACGTGATTGATGACGCCCTCGTTTGTGTGTGCAAGGGTGCCGCCCGAATTCTCGAAGATCTCGACAAGTATCGTCCCGTCCTTATTGCTTCGTCCAACTAA
- the rodA gene encoding rod shape-determining protein RodA has translation MSSGRFLDKSLKYDWLFLGITFALMTVGVCLVYSATTGEDIPMYDTFWFKQIVYFFGGSLLAAGIVFVKIDWLKNIAFPVYVVSLVLLCIVLFLAGDVVKGAGRWIDLGFFKLQPSEFAKIAYLLTISFWLSKHPVSLFKLKTFVVPALLFVVPFALVLKQPDLSTALVFIAVTLVAFFFAGLSLTDLFLVVSPVFSVLLSHSQSILFQVLWGAFICLVVFAVFRRRLPKALMAAILVVNILSGYASSMAWNMLEPHQQKRVNTFLDPMSDPLGDGYQVLQSITAIGSGGAVGKGFGNGSQTNLAFLPEEHTDFIFSVLGEQFGFFGCTFVLLLFALFLWRATSICKMSSDPFVTLVTMGASTIILFHVVVNIAMTVGLMPVTGLPLPFISYGGSFALTCMVLVGFLVNMRLHGHQ, from the coding sequence ATGAGCTCGGGACGCTTCCTAGACAAGTCGCTCAAGTACGACTGGCTGTTCTTGGGCATCACGTTTGCGCTGATGACCGTCGGCGTCTGTTTGGTGTATTCCGCGACGACCGGCGAAGATATCCCCATGTACGACACCTTCTGGTTCAAGCAGATAGTCTACTTTTTCGGTGGTAGCCTCCTTGCGGCCGGCATCGTGTTCGTGAAGATTGACTGGCTCAAGAATATTGCGTTCCCTGTCTATGTCGTGTCGCTCGTATTGCTTTGCATTGTGCTTTTCTTGGCGGGCGACGTGGTGAAGGGTGCCGGGCGTTGGATCGATCTCGGCTTTTTCAAGTTGCAGCCCTCGGAATTTGCAAAAATTGCGTACCTGCTGACCATATCGTTCTGGCTTTCCAAACATCCTGTTAGTTTGTTTAAGCTCAAGACGTTTGTCGTGCCCGCCCTTTTGTTTGTCGTGCCGTTCGCTCTTGTGCTCAAACAGCCGGACTTGAGTACGGCGCTCGTGTTTATTGCGGTGACGTTGGTGGCGTTTTTCTTTGCTGGGCTTTCGCTCACGGATTTGTTCCTTGTGGTAAGCCCGGTGTTCTCGGTGCTGCTCTCGCATTCCCAGTCTATCCTTTTCCAGGTGCTGTGGGGTGCCTTCATCTGCCTCGTTGTATTTGCCGTGTTCCGTAGGCGCTTGCCTAAGGCGCTGATGGCGGCGATCCTTGTGGTGAACATCCTTTCGGGGTATGCGAGTTCCATGGCTTGGAACATGCTCGAACCGCACCAGCAAAAGCGCGTGAACACGTTCCTTGACCCCATGAGCGACCCGCTGGGTGACGGCTACCAGGTGTTGCAGTCCATCACGGCTATTGGCTCCGGTGGCGCGGTGGGCAAGGGATTCGGTAACGGTTCGCAGACGAACCTCGCCTTTTTGCCCGAAGAACATACGGACTTCATCTTCAGCGTGCTCGGCGAGCAGTTCGGCTTTTTCGGCTGTACGTTCGTGTTGTTGCTCTTTGCGCTGTTCCTCTGGCGGGCGACGAGTATTTGCAAGATGTCTTCCGACCCGTTCGTCACCCTCGTGACGATGGGGGCCTCGACAATTATCTTGTTCCATGTGGTGGTGAACATTGCCATGACGGTGGGGCTCATGCCGGTCACGGGTCTCCCGCTCCCGTTTATCTCGTACGGTGGCTCGTTCGCGCTTACCTGCATGGTTTTGGTCGGCTTCCTCGTGAACATGAGGCTCCACGGCCACCAGTAG
- the mreD gene encoding rod shape-determining protein MreD produces MSKWLKAFVLFLLSFVLQTTVADWISMFGVSPDFVIIFVVAAAIKRGPASGCFWGFLAGFTQDVYAPVEWLGAHAISMTLIGFLVGQLEERFLTLNFPTKVGVLGLAFFVCDMAYFFFTGLEGEAVTNLFFKETLPECAYTLFVGALVFYLSMGKPAKHAK; encoded by the coding sequence ATGAGTAAGTGGCTGAAGGCATTTGTGCTCTTTTTGCTGAGCTTTGTCCTGCAGACGACCGTTGCGGACTGGATCAGCATGTTCGGCGTTTCTCCGGATTTTGTCATCATTTTTGTCGTTGCCGCAGCCATCAAGCGCGGTCCGGCTTCGGGATGTTTCTGGGGCTTCTTGGCGGGCTTTACGCAGGATGTCTACGCTCCGGTGGAATGGCTCGGGGCGCATGCTATATCGATGACCTTGATTGGATTCCTTGTCGGGCAACTCGAGGAACGCTTCCTTACGCTCAATTTCCCGACCAAGGTCGGTGTGCTCGGGCTTGCCTTTTTCGTGTGCGACATGGCGTACTTCTTCTTTACTGGTCTAGAAGGGGAAGCTGTCACGAACCTGTTCTTCAAGGAAACGTTGCCGGAATGCGCATACACGCTTTTTGTCGGTGCCTTGGTGTTCTACTTGAGTATGGGGAAACCGGCAAAGCATGCTAAATGA
- a CDS encoding ComF family protein, which translates to MGVLRTIENFVFGMDCLGCGKSSDALDPWLCPDCERRLKRESLGMSFPAPDVFCLYPMDSLTRRLIHSLKYKSIPGMARFLVRHSSAMPGGVIHQTVDTLPRPFFFVPVPLHRARYRERGYNQAEMIARALAELYGGRVCRWLRRRTFRVSQTKLSRSQREWNVAGAFERALPARLPPRGTVFVVDDVFTTGATTFSCLSALGRNFPLPVKVFTLLYDQPVTAAADYAADMQEFYGA; encoded by the coding sequence ATGGGTGTTCTTAGGACCATAGAAAATTTTGTTTTTGGTATGGATTGCCTCGGTTGCGGCAAAAGTTCGGATGCACTGGACCCGTGGCTGTGCCCGGACTGCGAGCGCCGGCTGAAGCGTGAGTCGCTCGGGATGAGTTTCCCTGCGCCCGACGTGTTCTGCCTTTACCCGATGGATTCGCTCACGCGGCGCCTTATCCATTCGCTCAAGTACAAATCGATACCTGGGATGGCTCGCTTTCTGGTGCGCCACTCGTCGGCGATGCCGGGAGGCGTAATTCACCAGACTGTGGATACGCTCCCGAGACCGTTTTTCTTTGTGCCTGTACCGCTTCATAGGGCGCGTTACAGGGAGCGGGGCTACAACCAGGCCGAGATGATTGCGAGGGCACTTGCCGAGCTGTACGGCGGCCGTGTGTGCCGCTGGCTCCGACGTAGGACGTTTCGGGTATCGCAGACCAAACTGTCGCGCTCGCAACGCGAATGGAATGTGGCAGGCGCCTTCGAAAGGGCGTTGCCTGCGCGTTTGCCGCCCCGTGGGACGGTTTTCGTGGTAGACGACGTGTTCACCACGGGGGCGACCACGTTCTCCTGTCTGAGCGCTCTTGGGCGAAATTTCCCGTTGCCTGTTAAAGTCTTTACCTTGCTTTACGATCAGCCGGTCACGGCGGCGGCCGACTATGCTGCAGACATGCAGGAATTTTACGGTGCTTAG
- the mrdA gene encoding penicillin-binding protein 2, protein MLNDNQDNEAVQSRNWHIVVFLAGVGLLFLVLAIRLYSLQFTHYEENLQRSENNRLRKVVLTAERGYIYDRNGNVLVRNRPSYQIALHAMSLPKKKEDRKVILNKLLQIKDKDGELLFDSLSLDTAFQRINWIKTRPIRILEDATAEQVAIIEEHSSELPGVITQIESRREYPYGTLASHVLGYTSEISEEQLKLPEYENYSLGDRIGQKGLEQGYDQEFRGKNGLKLVEVNAAGREVGQVRGVETQAPITGLQLISTIDLKLQKVAEEAIPDSVKGALVAIDPRNGEILAMVSSPRLDPNIFSLKKRERNKGWAQVALDSMRPLTNRAISGTYTPASVFKLVTAGAGLEYGVLSESKYYPKSCTGGYQYGARYQKCWGVHGNLNVVHALRLSCDVFFYQAGLDIDMARINEFGRRFGLGEKPLGVDIPGEKGGWLPDSASFNAKNKRLGWRWARGLILNLAIGQGELVTPLQQAVLIGSLATNKGVYQPHFMKELRDENGTLVRRYEPKVIRSGHMKPETHRILMNALDSVVNHPGGTGKRGAVPGIRVGGKTGSGEWKKGEKTHAWFAAVAPLNDPQIAVAVILEAAGGGGAKSAPVARKVLMAYFGIEEEETKK, encoded by the coding sequence ATGCTAAATGACAATCAAGATAACGAGGCGGTACAGAGCAGGAACTGGCATATCGTCGTGTTCCTGGCGGGCGTAGGCCTGCTGTTTTTGGTGCTGGCCATCAGGCTGTATTCTTTGCAGTTTACGCATTACGAGGAGAATCTCCAGCGTTCCGAGAACAACCGCTTGCGCAAGGTGGTGCTTACTGCTGAACGTGGCTACATCTACGACCGCAACGGCAATGTGCTCGTGCGCAACAGGCCTTCGTACCAGATTGCGCTCCATGCGATGAGCCTTCCCAAAAAGAAGGAAGACCGCAAGGTTATTCTCAACAAGCTCCTGCAAATCAAGGACAAGGATGGGGAACTCCTTTTTGATTCCCTTTCCCTGGATACGGCGTTTCAGCGCATCAATTGGATCAAGACGCGTCCCATCCGCATTTTGGAAGATGCGACTGCGGAACAGGTGGCCATTATCGAAGAACATTCCTCCGAACTGCCGGGAGTCATCACGCAAATTGAGTCCCGCCGCGAGTACCCCTACGGTACGCTTGCCTCGCATGTGCTCGGTTACACAAGCGAAATATCGGAAGAACAGCTCAAGTTGCCCGAATACGAAAACTATTCTCTGGGGGACCGCATTGGCCAAAAAGGCTTGGAACAGGGTTACGACCAGGAGTTCCGCGGCAAGAACGGCTTGAAACTGGTCGAGGTGAACGCGGCCGGGCGTGAGGTAGGGCAGGTGCGCGGCGTGGAAACGCAGGCCCCGATTACAGGTTTGCAGCTGATTTCGACGATTGACCTGAAATTGCAGAAGGTGGCCGAAGAGGCGATTCCCGACTCGGTGAAGGGGGCGCTTGTGGCCATCGACCCGCGAAACGGCGAAATCCTTGCCATGGTGAGTTCCCCGAGGCTCGACCCGAACATTTTCTCGTTGAAAAAGCGCGAACGCAACAAGGGCTGGGCCCAGGTGGCGCTCGATTCCATGCGTCCGCTCACGAACCGCGCCATATCCGGTACATATACGCCTGCATCGGTGTTCAAACTGGTCACGGCAGGGGCGGGCCTGGAATATGGAGTCCTTTCCGAGAGCAAGTATTACCCGAAATCATGTACGGGCGGCTACCAGTATGGTGCCCGCTACCAAAAGTGCTGGGGTGTCCACGGCAACTTGAACGTGGTCCATGCCCTGCGTCTCTCATGCGACGTGTTCTTCTACCAGGCGGGTCTCGATATCGACATGGCGCGCATCAACGAGTTCGGCCGGCGTTTCGGCTTGGGCGAGAAGCCTCTCGGTGTGGATATCCCCGGCGAGAAGGGTGGCTGGCTCCCGGATTCGGCCTCGTTCAATGCGAAGAACAAGCGCCTCGGTTGGCGCTGGGCGCGTGGCCTTATTTTGAACCTCGCTATTGGCCAGGGTGAACTCGTGACGCCGCTGCAGCAGGCTGTGCTTATTGGCTCCCTCGCAACGAACAAGGGCGTGTACCAGCCTCACTTTATGAAGGAACTGCGCGACGAAAACGGCACGCTGGTGCGCCGCTACGAGCCCAAGGTTATCCGTTCGGGCCACATGAAGCCCGAAACGCACCGCATCTTGATGAACGCGCTCGATTCTGTGGTGAACCATCCGGGCGGTACGGGCAAGCGCGGCGCTGTCCCCGGAATCCGTGTCGGTGGCAAGACCGGTTCGGGTGAATGGAAGAAGGGCGAGAAAACGCATGCCTGGTTTGCTGCCGTGGCCCCGCTCAACGACCCGCAAATTGCTGTCGCAGTGATTCTCGAGGCGGCGGGCGGTGGTGGCGCGAAGTCCGCTCCGGTGGCCCGCAAGGTGCTTATGGCATATTTCGGTATCGAGGAGGAGGAAACCAAGAAATGA